The genomic DNA TATCTCCGAGTCGGGGCTCAAGGTCGTCGTGGACGCGTCGAACGGCAGTGCGGGGCTTGTGCTGCCCAGTCTGCTCGGCAAGCTGGGTGTCGACGCGCTCACCATCAACCCCGGCCTCGACGAGTCCCGGCCCACGGAGACGGCCGATGCGCGGCGCTCCGGGCTGGTGCGGCTCGGTGAGATCGTCGCATCCGCGAGGGCCGCGTTCGGCGTGCGCTTCGACCCCGTCGGTGAGCGACTGTCGCTCGTCGACGAGAAGGGGCGGATCGTCGAGGACGACCGGGCACTGCTCGTCATGCTCGACCTGGTGGCCGCGGAGCGACGCAGCGGCCGCGTGGCGCTGCCGGTGACGACGACCAGGATCGCTGAGCAGGTGGCGGCTTATCACGGGACGCAGGTCGAGTGGACGACCACGTCGCCCGATGATCTGACGCGGGTGGGAGGCGACGAATCGACCATCTTCGGTGGTGACGGGCGCGGCGGGTTCATCATCCCCGAGTTCAGCAGTGTCTTCGACGGTACGGCGGCCTTCGTGCGGCTGATCGGTCTGGTGGCGCGGACACAGCTCACGCTCAGCCAGATCGATGCGCGGATCCCGCGGGCCCACGTGCTGAAGCGTGACCTGGCGACTCCTTGGGCCGTCAAGGGGCTGGTGATGCGGCGGGTCGTCGAGGCGGCCGGCGATCGCTTTGTCGACACGACGGACGGCGTGCGGGTCGTCGAGTCCGACGGGCGTTGGGTGATGGTGCTGCCCGATCCCGCCGAGGCGGTCACACATCTGTGGGCCGAGGGGCCCGACGACGCCTCCGCGGAGGCCCTGCTCGACGAATGGGCGGCGGTCGTGGACAGCGCCGGCCGCTGAGCACACGCGCGTGCCGGACAAGTGTCCCCAAGGGGGCCTGTCCGGCACGCCGGTGGGGCCATTCGGAGGTAGTACTCGCGACGTGCGACGATGTGCGGCATGCCGCAGCCGCCCCCCGTTCGGAGCACCCCTACGCGCCCCCCGCGCCCGGACGCCTCCATGTCGCTGCTCACCAACGTCATGGATCACAGCCTCGACGACGGATATGCCGAGGCCGCCGCCCGGAAGAAGGCCGAGGGCACCGGCGGCATGCCGAAGACCGTGCGGGCCAAGCTAGGTCTCGCGGCCGGACTGGTCCTGGCGGCGCTGGTGGTGACCGTGGGTGCGGCGCAGGCGCGGATAGCGGCCCCGACGATCGCCAAGGAGCGTCAGGAGCTCGTCGACCGCATCGGGCGTGAGACCACGGTCGCGGACAAGCTCGAGAGCAGCGTCGACACTTTGCGGGACGACGTGAGCGCGCGGCAGCGCGAGGCACTGAAGAAGTACGGCGGCGGCGACCAGGCCGACGTAGTGGGCATCCTGTCGGGTGCCGTCGCAGTCCACGGCCCCGGGGTGAAGCTCGTCGTGGACGACGCCAAGGAAGCCAGCACCGGCGGCAACGGTGATCCGCGAGAGACCTCCGGGTTCTCCGACACCGGACGCGTCCGGGACCGCGACATGCAGCGTGTGGTGAACGGACTGTGGGAGTCCGGCGCCGAAGCCGTTGCGATCAACGGGCAGCGGTTGACGGCCCTGTCGGCCATCCGGGCCGCGGGTGACGCGATACTGGTCGACAACAAGCCGCTCGTACCGCCGTACACGGTGCTCGCGGTGGGGGACGGCAAGCACCTCAGCACCGGGTTCCAGAACAGCCCCGACGGGCTGTATCTGCACGCGTTGCAGGAGAACTACGGCATCCGGACCGGCATCTCCGTCCAGGGTGACGTCCGGCTGCCCGCCGCACCGAGTGTGATCGTACGTACAGCACAGCCGAGCACAGAGAAGGGCACATCGTGATCGCCGTACTGGGCCTCGTCGTGGGAGTCGTGGCTGGATTGTTGGTCCGGCCCGAGGTTCCGGCGGTCGTGGAGCCTTACCTTCCCATTGCCGTCGTGGCCGCACTCGATGCCGTGTTCGGCGGTCTGCGTGCCATGCTCGACGGCATCTTCGACGACAAGGTCTTCGTGGTGTCGTTCCTGTCGAACGTCGTCGTCGCCGCGCTGATCGTCTTCCTGGGCGACAAGCTGGGTGTCGGCGCCCAGCTGTCCACCGGTGTCGTGGTCGTCCTCGGCATCCGCATCTTCTCCAACGCCGCGGCGATCCGTCGGCACGTCTTCAGGGCGTGAGACAGATGAGCCATGAGGACGAGACGCCCAAGGGACCGGACACGCCGGAGGCCGCCGAGCACCGGCTGCGCAGAGAGCTGCCGGAAGAGGTGCCCGAGACGGCCGCGGAGACCGCGAACGAGGACGCCACCAAGGGCTCCGGGCCTGGGTTGACCGGCCGTCAGCGCCTGGTGCAGGGACTGTGGCCGCCGCGCGTCAGCCGTGCGCAACTCATTGTCGCGCTGCTGCTGTTCGGCCTCGGCTTCGGTCTGGCCGTGCAGGTGGCGTCCAACAGTGACAGCGGCAACGCCTTGCGCGGGGCGCGCCAGGAGGATCTCGTACGCATCCTCGATGAACTCGACAACCGCACACAGCGTCTTGCGGACGAGAAGCAAGGTCTCGAGGACCAGCGGTCCGAGCTGGAGAACAGCTCGAACCAGGCCGAGGAGGCCCGTAAGCAGACGGTCGAGAAGGAGAAGCAACTCGGCATTCTGGCGGGCACGGTCGCGGCACAGGGACCTGGCATCACGATGACCATCGACGACCCGAAGGGGACGGTCCGGGCGGACATGCTGCTCGACGCGGTCCAGGAGTTGCGCGCGGCCGGCGCGGAGGCGATCCAGGTGAACGGTGTGAGGGTCGTCGCCAACACCTATCTGACGGACTCCGGCAAGAGTGTGAGTGTCGACGGGAACAAGATCAGCCAGCCGTATCGTTTCAAGGTCATCGGCAAGTCGCAGGACCTCGAGCCGGCGCTCAACATCCCGGGTGGCGTGGTGCAGACTCTTGAGAAGGAGCAGGCCACCGTCGCGGTGGAGCGTTCGACGAAGATCATTGTGGACGCCTTGCGAGCGGCGAAGCGGCCTGACTACGCTCGGTCGTCCTCCGAGTGAACGCGAGGTGCATGGGGGTCGCCCGGCGAGGGCATGAGGTTGCGGGGGGTCGGCGCACCGAATGGGTGGTGCGTGGTGGAAACTGTCTGGTGGATACGGACGTTGTGAGGATGTCCGGGTCGACCGGTGTGTTCAATCAGGGTTCGTCCTGCCCCACGGGCGGGTCTGTTTCGGTCAAGGGGAATCGCCCGTGAAGTTGTTTGCGAAGTTGTTCGGCAAGAGCTCTCGAGAGGGCAGCGACAACGCCACTGCCCGCCATCGCGCGCCGCGCTCCGGGGATGCGGAGGCACAGGGCGGCGAGCGCCCGCTGTTCCGCGATCAGGTCGGTGGACCCGGTGGCGACATTTCCGGTGGTCAGGGCGCGTCGTCTGTTGACCCTGCCCAGTCCGGCCGCATAGGTTTCGGGGATCCGTCAACCTCAGGTGCGGGTGGAGGGTTCGGCTCCGACCCGTATGCGTCCAATGCCCCGGCGGGGCAGCCGCGGCAGGAGGATCCGTCGATGTCGGCCCTGGTGTGTACGAGGTGCGGTAACCGCAACGCGGAAAACAGCCGTTTCTGCTCCAACTGCGGTGCTCCGCTGCGGGGCGGGGCGGCTCCGGAGCGGCCGTCCGAGACGACCTCCACGATCTCCATCTCGGGTCTCGAGGCCTACGATGCCGAGGTCACCGGCCAGACGGCGATGCCCACGCTGTCCCCCGAGGCGCAGGCGGCCGTCGACGCGTTGCCGCTCGGCTCGGCGCTCCTGGTGGTGCGCCGCGGCCCCAACTCGGGCAGCCGCTTCCTGCTGGACGGTGAGCTGACCACGGCGGGGCGCCACCCGCAGAGCGACATCTTCTTGGACGACGTGACCGTGTCACGCCGCCATGTCGAGTTCCGTCGCGGTGCGGACGGCACGTTCACGGTGGCCGACGTCGGCAGCCTGAACGGCACCTATGTCAACCGGGAGCGCATCGACCAGGTCGCTCTCTCCAACGGTGACGAGGTGCAGATCGGCAAGTACCGGCTGGTCTTCTACGCGAGCCAGCGGGGCATCTGACCCGACAGGGAAGGGCCCATGCTTCACACACCGAGCGGCGGTGCCGGCAGTGGCACCGCCGCCACGGACGGCGAGCTGATGAGCATCGGCACGGTGCTCAACGCTCTGCGTGACGAGTTCCCCGACATCACGATCTCCAAGATCAGATTTCTGGAGTCGGAGGGCCTCATCGAGCCGCAGCGGACCCCCTCGGGGTATCGCAAGTTCAGCGCCGGCGACATCGAGCGTCTCGGTCACGTGCTCCGGATGCAGCGGGACCACTATCTGCCCCTGAAGGTCATCCGAGAGCATCTGGACGCCCTGGAGCGCGGTGAGGAAGTGCGGCTGCCCTCCATGGGGCGCCAACGCGACCCGGGCGAGGGAGAAAGCCTGGTCGACCTCTTCGGGGAGCCCGAGGCGCCCACGGCGGCCCGGGTGGGGCGCGCCGAGCTGCTGGCCGCCGCCGAGATCGGGGAGCAGGAGCTCGAGGAGTGGGAGTCGTACGGGCTCATCGCACCGCTGCCGGACGGGGCGTACGACGCGGAGACGGTCACTGTCGCCACCCTCGTGGTCGAGCTGGGGCGCTTCGGGATCGAGCCGAGGCATCTGCGTGTGATGAAGGCCGCCGCGGACCGTGAGGCGGGGCTGGTGGACCAGGTGGTGGCTCCGCTGAGGCGGCACCGCAATCCGCAGACCAGGGCCCACGCGGAGGCTCGTACGAAGGAACTGGCGGGGCTCGCGGTGAAGCTGCACGCCGCGCTGGTGCAGACCGCGCTGGGCGTACGCCTGCCCTGAGTCGGGGCGTGTTCGCCGGTGGCGGATCGTCCACCCGTTCTGTGCTCGACTACCCAAACGTCCCGGGCACGGCCTAGGGTTACTGTGTGAACGAGCTCGATGTCGTAGGTGTCCGGGTGGAAATGCCCTCCAACCAACCGATCGTGCTCCTGCGTGAAGTGGGAGGCGACCGTTACCTCCCTATCTGGATCGGGCCCGGGGAGGCGACGGCGATCGCCTTCGCCCAGCAGGGCATGGCCCCCGCACGACCGCTGACCCACGACCTGTTCAAGGACGTGCTGGAGGCCGTCGGCCAGGAGCTCACGGAAGTGCGCATCACGGATCTGCGTGAAGGCGTCTTCTACGCGGAGCTGGTGTTCGCCAGCGGCGTCGAGGTGAGCGCGCGGCCGTCCGACGCCATAGCGCTGGCACTGCGTACCGGAACGCCGATCTATGGCAGCGACGGGGTCCTCGACGACGCAGGTATCGCGATCCCCGACGAGCAGGAGGACGAGGTCGAGAAGTTCCGCGAGTTCCTCGACCAGATCTCGCCCGAGGACTTCGGTACGAACAGCCAGTGACGCCCGCCCGTGCGGGGCTGATGACCGGGAGGGCCCGCTGCCGTGGTGATTGCGGCGGCGGCGCCCCGCCTCTTCGCCCACGGTCGGCGGGGCGCGGCACATGCCGGTGGCCAGGGGGCGTCACGCGGCTCGCCCCGAAAGCATTCGGCTAGCCTTTCCCCGCGGGAGGGCACGGGAAACCACTCCTAGGGTGATTATCACTCGGCGTGCCGAGTGTGGCGATCGTTGACGCACCCCTGGTGACTGCCTACCGTCGAGGAGGCAGGTCAAGGACGGAGGTCGGCGTGAGAAGCAGCGGCGACGGTACGGCTGGGGGTGCCCCCGGACGCAGTCTGGGGGAGAGCGGCCCGTACCCGCTTCACGGCAGCGCGGCCGGCCCCGCTCATCAGCGGCCGACGGCAGTAGCGGGCGACGAAGAGGCGGCTTCCGAGGAAGTCGGCTATCGCGGTCCCACGGCATGCGCTGCCGCGGGCATCACCTACCGGCAGCTTGACTACTGGGCCAGGACCGGCCTCGTCGAGCCGAGCGTGCGGCCCGCCTACGGGTCGGGGACGCAGCGCCTCTACAGCTTCCGGGACGTGGTCGTCCTGAAGATCGTCAAGCGGTTCCTCGACACCGGAGTGTCGCTGCAGAACATCCGCACCACCGTCCAGCACCTCAGGGAGCGCGGCTTCCGGGACCTGGAACGGATGACGTTGATGAGCGACGGAGCGACGGTCTACGAGTGCACGTCCCCCGACGAGGTCCATGCCCTGCTCCAGGGCGGCCAGGGCATCTTCGGCATCGCCGTGGGCGTGGTCTGGCGGGACGTGGAGAGCGCGCTTTCGCAACTGCACGGGGAGCGGGTCGACACGGGGGAGACCCTGGTAGGCCACAACCCCACCGACGAACTGGCGCGACGGCGCAACCGGGCGGTCTGAAGCCAACCGGGCGGTCTGAAGCACGGAGCGACCGGGCGGTCTGAGGTACGGGGCGCACGGCGGTCTGAGGTACGGGG from Streptomyces avermitilis MA-4680 = NBRC 14893 includes the following:
- a CDS encoding MerR family transcriptional regulator — its product is MRSSGDGTAGGAPGRSLGESGPYPLHGSAAGPAHQRPTAVAGDEEAASEEVGYRGPTACAAAGITYRQLDYWARTGLVEPSVRPAYGSGTQRLYSFRDVVVLKIVKRFLDTGVSLQNIRTTVQHLRERGFRDLERMTLMSDGATVYECTSPDEVHALLQGGQGIFGIAVGVVWRDVESALSQLHGERVDTGETLVGHNPTDELARRRNRAV
- a CDS encoding DUF881 domain-containing protein, with product MSLLTNVMDHSLDDGYAEAAARKKAEGTGGMPKTVRAKLGLAAGLVLAALVVTVGAAQARIAAPTIAKERQELVDRIGRETTVADKLESSVDTLRDDVSARQREALKKYGGGDQADVVGILSGAVAVHGPGVKLVVDDAKEASTGGNGDPRETSGFSDTGRVRDRDMQRVVNGLWESGAEAVAINGQRLTALSAIRAAGDAILVDNKPLVPPYTVLAVGDGKHLSTGFQNSPDGLYLHALQENYGIRTGISVQGDVRLPAAPSVIVRTAQPSTEKGTS
- a CDS encoding FHA domain-containing protein, whose amino-acid sequence is MGGAWWKLSGGYGRCEDVRVDRCVQSGFVLPHGRVCFGQGESPVKLFAKLFGKSSREGSDNATARHRAPRSGDAEAQGGERPLFRDQVGGPGGDISGGQGASSVDPAQSGRIGFGDPSTSGAGGGFGSDPYASNAPAGQPRQEDPSMSALVCTRCGNRNAENSRFCSNCGAPLRGGAAPERPSETTSTISISGLEAYDAEVTGQTAMPTLSPEAQAAVDALPLGSALLVVRRGPNSGSRFLLDGELTTAGRHPQSDIFLDDVTVSRRHVEFRRGADGTFTVADVGSLNGTYVNRERIDQVALSNGDEVQIGKYRLVFYASQRGI
- a CDS encoding MerR family transcriptional regulator, which produces MLHTPSGGAGSGTAATDGELMSIGTVLNALRDEFPDITISKIRFLESEGLIEPQRTPSGYRKFSAGDIERLGHVLRMQRDHYLPLKVIREHLDALERGEEVRLPSMGRQRDPGEGESLVDLFGEPEAPTAARVGRAELLAAAEIGEQELEEWESYGLIAPLPDGAYDAETVTVATLVVELGRFGIEPRHLRVMKAAADREAGLVDQVVAPLRRHRNPQTRAHAEARTKELAGLAVKLHAALVQTALGVRLP
- a CDS encoding small basic family protein, with amino-acid sequence MIAVLGLVVGVVAGLLVRPEVPAVVEPYLPIAVVAALDAVFGGLRAMLDGIFDDKVFVVSFLSNVVVAALIVFLGDKLGVGAQLSTGVVVVLGIRIFSNAAAIRRHVFRA
- a CDS encoding bifunctional nuclease family protein; this encodes MNELDVVGVRVEMPSNQPIVLLREVGGDRYLPIWIGPGEATAIAFAQQGMAPARPLTHDLFKDVLEAVGQELTEVRITDLREGVFYAELVFASGVEVSARPSDAIALALRTGTPIYGSDGVLDDAGIAIPDEQEDEVEKFREFLDQISPEDFGTNSQ
- a CDS encoding DUF881 domain-containing protein, yielding MSHEDETPKGPDTPEAAEHRLRRELPEEVPETAAETANEDATKGSGPGLTGRQRLVQGLWPPRVSRAQLIVALLLFGLGFGLAVQVASNSDSGNALRGARQEDLVRILDELDNRTQRLADEKQGLEDQRSELENSSNQAEEARKQTVEKEKQLGILAGTVAAQGPGITMTIDDPKGTVRADMLLDAVQELRAAGAEAIQVNGVRVVANTYLTDSGKSVSVDGNKISQPYRFKVIGKSQDLEPALNIPGGVVQTLEKEQATVAVERSTKIIVDALRAAKRPDYARSSSE